A genome region from Brassica oleracea var. oleracea cultivar TO1000 chromosome C2, BOL, whole genome shotgun sequence includes the following:
- the LOC106326155 gene encoding uncharacterized protein LOC106326155 isoform X1 — protein MSMGERSPRNKVKFMSSFGGKILPRPSDGLLKYVGGETRVIAVSPDITFAELMKKLTEITENDVVLKYQIIPEDLDALVSVKSDEDLKHMMDEYNRHEAPKLRTFLFPANPLVLENQLGPIEPQTIEQRYIEAVNGILRKSVSLRAPIKTRPSFTLSASASSSPRSESSPDGYNHELSETGSSYQLSRLYPMHKVQSSPNITQPHSYHYHNGYLQPPNCLTCRLRPPPSPPLVLQRGWDPPGNAHNSGGGTGNGKCGCNEERRFWGRTGSVPQSPMNHVLRL, from the exons ATGTCCATGGGAGAGAGATCGCCGAGGAATAAAGTGAAGTTTATGAGCAGCTTTGGCGGCAAAATCCTCCCTAGACCTTCCGACGGCCTTCTCAAATACGTCGGCGGAGAGACTCGCGTCATCGCCGTCTCTCCTGACATCACATTCGCCG AACTCATGAAGAAACTCACAGAAATCACCGAGAACGACGTCGTGCTCAAATACCAAATCATCCCCGAAGATCTCGACGCGTTAGTCTCCGTAAAGTCGGACGAAGATCTCAAACACATGATGGATGAATACAACCGTCACGAAGCTCCGAAGCTCAGGACCTTCTTGTTTCCTGCGAACCCATTGGTTCTCGAGAATCAGTTAGGTCCTATCGAGCCACAAACGATAGAGCAGCGCTACATCGAAGCAGTCAATGGCATTCTTCGCAAGAGTGTTTCTCTTCGTGCCCCAATCAAAACAAGACCTTCTTTCACCCTCTCTGCTAGTGCTTCTTCTTCTCCGAGATCAGAATCATCACCTGATGGATATAATCACGAGCTGTCTGAAACTGGTAGCAGCTACCAGTTGAGCAGGCTTTACCCAATGCATAAAGTACAGAGCAGTCCAAACATCACTCAACCACATAGCTATCACTACCACAATGGTTACCTTCAGCCACCTAACTGCTTGACTTGTAGGCTGCGACCACCACCATCACCCCCGTTAGTTTTACAGAGAGGCTGGGATCCACCCGGTAACGCTCATAACTCCGGTGGTGGTACTGGTAATGGAAAGTGCGGGTGTAATGAAGAACGTAGGTTCTGGGGTAGAACAGGTAGTGTTCCTCAAAGTCCTATGAACCATGTCCTTCGTCTCTGA
- the LOC106326155 gene encoding uncharacterized protein LOC106326155 isoform X2 encodes MSMGERSPRNKVKFMSSFGGKILPRPSDGLLKYVGGETRVIAVSPDITFAELMKKLTEITENDVVLKYQIIPEDLDALVSVKSDEDLKHMMDEYNRHEAPKLRTFLFPANPLVLENQLGPIEPQTIEQRYIEAVNGILRKSVSLRAPIKTRPSFTLSASASSSPRSESSPDGYNHELSETGSSYQLSRLYPMHKVQSSPNITQPHSYHYHNGYLQPPNCLTCRLRPPPSPPLVLQRGWDPPGNAHNSGGGTGNGKCGCNEERRFWGRTGIY; translated from the exons ATGTCCATGGGAGAGAGATCGCCGAGGAATAAAGTGAAGTTTATGAGCAGCTTTGGCGGCAAAATCCTCCCTAGACCTTCCGACGGCCTTCTCAAATACGTCGGCGGAGAGACTCGCGTCATCGCCGTCTCTCCTGACATCACATTCGCCG AACTCATGAAGAAACTCACAGAAATCACCGAGAACGACGTCGTGCTCAAATACCAAATCATCCCCGAAGATCTCGACGCGTTAGTCTCCGTAAAGTCGGACGAAGATCTCAAACACATGATGGATGAATACAACCGTCACGAAGCTCCGAAGCTCAGGACCTTCTTGTTTCCTGCGAACCCATTGGTTCTCGAGAATCAGTTAGGTCCTATCGAGCCACAAACGATAGAGCAGCGCTACATCGAAGCAGTCAATGGCATTCTTCGCAAGAGTGTTTCTCTTCGTGCCCCAATCAAAACAAGACCTTCTTTCACCCTCTCTGCTAGTGCTTCTTCTTCTCCGAGATCAGAATCATCACCTGATGGATATAATCACGAGCTGTCTGAAACTGGTAGCAGCTACCAGTTGAGCAGGCTTTACCCAATGCATAAAGTACAGAGCAGTCCAAACATCACTCAACCACATAGCTATCACTACCACAATGGTTACCTTCAGCCACCTAACTGCTTGACTTGTAGGCTGCGACCACCACCATCACCCCCGTTAGTTTTACAGAGAGGCTGGGATCCACCCGGTAACGCTCATAACTCCGGTGGTGGTACTGGTAATGGAAAGTGCGGGTGTAATGAAGAACGTAGGTTCTGGGGTAGAACAG GTATCTACTAA